A stretch of the Comamonas testosteroni TK102 genome encodes the following:
- a CDS encoding OsmC family protein — protein sequence MIHSAHAQSSPTPYRITLTDAQGHVWHADEPVNDGGTDSAPNPMQLMLSALGACTAITLHMYAGRKQWPLSHVDVDLQLNPDGKPADANQITRSITLHGELDDEQRQRLLQIANACPVHKLLEGKVSIPTALTEAAQA from the coding sequence ATGATTCACAGCGCACACGCACAAAGCAGCCCCACCCCGTACCGCATCACCCTGACAGATGCCCAAGGCCATGTCTGGCATGCCGATGAACCCGTGAATGATGGCGGCACCGATTCCGCCCCCAACCCCATGCAGCTGATGCTCTCGGCCCTGGGAGCTTGCACGGCCATCACCCTGCATATGTACGCGGGTCGCAAGCAGTGGCCGCTGAGCCATGTCGATGTGGACCTGCAACTCAACCCCGACGGCAAGCCTGCGGATGCCAACCAGATCACGCGCAGCATCACCCTGCATGGCGAGCTGGACGATGAGCAGCGTCAGCGCCTGCTGCAGATTGCCAATGCCTGCCCCGTGCACAAGCTGCTGGAAGGCAAGGTTTCCATTCCCACCGCCTTGACCGAAGCCGCGCAGGCATGA
- a CDS encoding pirin family protein yields MSESKNLQRLPTRIADVGGIPIHRAIPQTALRKVGAWCFLDHAGPALPPPPGMQVGPHPHIGLQTFTWMIEGEVLHRDSLGSEQIIRPGQVNLMTAGHGIAHSEEAQTLGVHAAQLWIALPDSHRDIAPRFQHYPDLPRTEIGDFAVTVLAGEALGLTAPAEVHSPLMGVDLLACGTASQSLATMPLRADFEHAVMSLSGEVKVEGQVLPSQELIYLPVGTRKVQLECTPGSRLIIIGGEPMDEAILLWWNFVARTTEEMQQAQKQWEAEAATDAELVNGQPRRFGRPVASALKSLHSPSLAGVSLRASR; encoded by the coding sequence ATGAGTGAATCAAAGAACTTACAACGTCTGCCCACGCGCATAGCCGATGTCGGCGGCATCCCCATCCACCGTGCCATTCCGCAGACGGCATTGCGCAAGGTAGGGGCCTGGTGCTTCCTCGACCACGCCGGCCCGGCCCTCCCACCTCCTCCCGGCATGCAGGTCGGCCCCCATCCCCATATCGGCCTGCAGACTTTCACCTGGATGATCGAGGGCGAGGTGTTGCACCGCGACAGCCTGGGCAGCGAGCAGATCATCCGCCCCGGCCAGGTCAATCTGATGACGGCCGGCCACGGCATTGCCCATTCCGAAGAGGCCCAGACACTGGGCGTGCATGCGGCCCAGTTGTGGATTGCCCTGCCCGACAGCCATCGCGATATAGCGCCCCGCTTCCAGCATTACCCCGACCTGCCCAGGACCGAGATCGGCGACTTTGCCGTGACCGTGCTGGCCGGCGAAGCTCTTGGCCTGACGGCGCCCGCAGAAGTCCATTCCCCGCTGATGGGCGTGGACCTGCTGGCCTGCGGCACGGCCAGCCAGTCGCTCGCGACCATGCCCCTGCGCGCCGACTTTGAACATGCGGTGATGAGCCTGTCAGGCGAGGTCAAGGTGGAAGGCCAGGTGCTGCCCTCGCAAGAGCTGATCTATCTGCCCGTCGGCACCCGGAAGGTGCAGCTGGAGTGCACGCCCGGCAGCCGCCTCATCATCATCGGCGGCGAACCCATGGATGAGGCCATCTTGCTCTGGTGGAACTTTGTGGCACGCACCACCGAAGAGATGCAACAGGCCCAGAAGCAGTGGGAGGCCGAGGCCGCCACCGATGCAGAACTCGTCAACGGCCAGCCACGCCGTTTCGGCAGGCCCGTGGCCTCGGCACTGAAGTCCCTGCACTCTCCGTCGCTGGCTGGCGTCAGCCTGCGCGCTTCCAGATAG
- a CDS encoding aspartate ammonia-lyase has translation MRQEHDFIGIKTIPPDAYWGVHSARAVENFPITGHSVAHMPELIRAFAFVKKAAAQANLQFGAINLKQATAISQACDDLISGQLHEQFVVDVIQGGAGTSTNMNANEVIANRALEHLGLPKGSYDAIHPNDHVNASQSTNDSYPTAVKLATYAGIQKLLIALAGLRSAFEAKAGEFAHILKIGRTQLQDAVPMTLGQEFSAFAAMIADDEKRLRESAYLMTEVNMGGTAIGTGINAPVGYTDAVIKALAEISGVPVVKAADLIAATGDTGAFADISGILKRIAVKLSKISNDLRLLSSGPQAGVADIKLPARQAGSSIMPGKVNPVIPEVMNQVCFEVIGNDAAITMAVEAGQLQLNAFEPLMAWALHKSLNHLSSACKTLQTNCVEGIVANEALLDARIAESVTLVTALNPLIGYEKAARIAKTAIANGKQIAVVAEELGIMSQLDMNKLLVADKLTRAGALTAA, from the coding sequence ATGCGTCAAGAACATGACTTCATTGGCATCAAAACCATCCCTCCCGACGCGTACTGGGGCGTTCATTCCGCACGCGCAGTGGAGAACTTCCCCATCACCGGTCACTCGGTCGCGCACATGCCCGAGCTGATCCGCGCATTTGCCTTTGTCAAAAAGGCTGCGGCCCAGGCCAATCTGCAGTTTGGCGCCATCAATCTCAAACAAGCCACCGCCATCTCCCAAGCCTGTGATGATCTGATTTCCGGCCAGCTGCACGAGCAGTTTGTGGTCGATGTGATCCAGGGCGGCGCCGGCACCTCCACGAATATGAACGCCAATGAGGTGATCGCCAACCGTGCACTCGAGCACCTGGGATTGCCCAAAGGCAGCTACGACGCGATCCACCCCAACGATCATGTCAATGCGTCGCAGTCCACCAACGACTCCTACCCCACAGCCGTCAAGCTTGCCACCTACGCTGGCATCCAGAAGCTGCTGATCGCCCTGGCCGGGTTGCGCTCTGCTTTCGAAGCCAAAGCCGGCGAATTCGCCCACATCCTGAAAATCGGCCGCACACAATTACAAGACGCCGTCCCCATGACTCTGGGGCAGGAATTCTCGGCTTTTGCGGCCATGATCGCCGACGATGAGAAGCGTTTGCGCGAATCCGCCTATCTGATGACCGAGGTGAACATGGGGGGCACTGCCATCGGCACCGGCATCAATGCCCCCGTGGGCTACACCGACGCCGTGATCAAGGCTCTCGCTGAAATCTCGGGCGTGCCCGTGGTCAAGGCGGCAGATCTGATCGCCGCCACCGGCGACACCGGCGCCTTTGCCGACATTTCCGGCATCTTGAAGCGTATTGCCGTCAAGCTGTCCAAGATCAGCAACGACCTGCGTCTGCTCTCTTCCGGCCCTCAAGCGGGTGTGGCAGACATCAAGCTGCCGGCACGCCAGGCCGGCTCGTCCATCATGCCCGGCAAGGTGAACCCCGTAATCCCCGAGGTGATGAACCAGGTCTGCTTTGAGGTGATTGGCAACGATGCCGCCATCACCATGGCCGTGGAGGCCGGTCAGTTGCAGCTCAACGCTTTCGAGCCGCTGATGGCCTGGGCCCTGCACAAGAGCCTGAACCACCTGAGCAGCGCCTGCAAGACGCTGCAGACCAACTGTGTGGAAGGCATTGTGGCCAACGAGGCCCTGCTGGATGCCCGCATTGCCGAGTCGGTGACGCTGGTGACGGCGCTGAACCCGCTGATCGGCTATGAAAAGGCTGCCAGAATTGCCAAGACCGCCATCGCCAACGGCAAACAGATTGCCGTGGTGGCGGAGGAGCTGGGCATCATGAGCCAGCTCGACATGAACAAGCTGCTGGTCGCCGACAAGCTGACCCGGGCTGGCGCCTTGACTGCCGCCTAA
- a CDS encoding HPF/RaiA family ribosome-associated protein codes for MQVQVHADDSIQGGESLAQWAQEEINAKLARLKEYVVRVEVFLTGVDALKTTGGPGKRCVLETRATGRPPIAVNAEAEKVKEAFSAAIEKLKRAVETDLGKLKDKNLRESVRGVDDPSDENAAVA; via the coding sequence ATGCAAGTACAGGTTCATGCCGACGATTCCATCCAGGGTGGAGAGTCTCTGGCTCAATGGGCGCAGGAGGAGATCAATGCCAAGCTGGCCCGCCTGAAGGAGTATGTGGTGCGTGTGGAGGTCTTTCTCACGGGCGTTGATGCCCTGAAGACCACGGGCGGCCCAGGCAAACGCTGTGTTCTCGAGACCCGGGCCACAGGACGTCCTCCCATCGCAGTGAACGCGGAAGCCGAAAAGGTCAAGGAAGCCTTCAGCGCCGCGATTGAAAAGCTCAAACGTGCGGTGGAAACCGATCTGGGCAAGCTCAAGGACAAGAATCTGCGGGAAAGCGTGCGCGGCGTGGATGATCCCAGTGACGAGAATGCCGCCGTGGCTTGA
- a CDS encoding ExbD/TolR family protein produces MAFGRMSHREGAQTPINTINVTPLVDVMLVLVVIFILAAPMLAASLRVQLPKAQAAVKPPAVSKSDALMVEVSPAGEIWIRGVVADDVAVQQQLEELGRRNPQAEVQLRADTSVPYGRVVQVMGWAHVAGLTRIGFVTEPESKAGSN; encoded by the coding sequence ATGGCATTCGGTCGCATGAGCCACCGTGAGGGGGCACAAACCCCGATCAACACTATCAACGTCACGCCACTGGTCGATGTGATGCTGGTGCTGGTGGTGATCTTCATTCTGGCCGCCCCCATGCTGGCCGCCAGCTTGCGCGTGCAACTGCCCAAGGCGCAGGCAGCAGTGAAGCCGCCCGCGGTGAGCAAGAGCGATGCCTTGATGGTCGAGGTCAGCCCTGCCGGCGAAATCTGGATTCGGGGAGTCGTGGCGGATGATGTTGCAGTGCAGCAGCAACTCGAGGAGCTGGGACGCCGCAATCCTCAGGCCGAGGTGCAGCTGCGCGCAGACACCAGCGTGCCCTATGGTCGCGTGGTGCAGGTAATGGGATGGGCCCACGTGGCAGGTCTGACGCGGATCGGCTTTGTGACCGAACCTGAATCGAAGGCTGGCAGTAACTGA
- a CDS encoding MotA/TolQ/ExbB proton channel family protein produces the protein MSAGMWQWLAEGDAVTWATAALMLLMSVLSWVVILYKLWFMAAARRSVPQAVAAFWQMPDLTQALAQVRARDRQGLVQPMAVAVEQGSGADQGSLEQRAAPDQRLMRRLREALGQASTQLQWGQTLLATIGATAPFVGLLGTVWGIHHALGTLAGSGQVDIAQLAGPVGEALVMTAAGLAVALPAVLAYNLLGRSASQLEAVLEGFAHDLHAQFGAQAS, from the coding sequence ATGTCTGCAGGAATGTGGCAATGGCTGGCAGAGGGCGATGCGGTCACATGGGCCACGGCGGCCCTGATGCTGCTGATGTCCGTGCTCAGCTGGGTGGTCATTCTCTACAAGCTCTGGTTCATGGCGGCAGCCCGCCGCAGCGTGCCGCAGGCCGTGGCCGCGTTCTGGCAGATGCCTGATCTGACCCAGGCACTGGCGCAGGTCAGGGCGCGCGACAGGCAAGGTCTGGTGCAGCCCATGGCTGTGGCCGTGGAGCAGGGCAGCGGTGCCGATCAAGGCTCTCTGGAGCAGCGCGCTGCACCGGACCAGCGCCTGATGCGCAGGCTGCGCGAGGCCCTGGGCCAGGCATCGACCCAGTTGCAATGGGGGCAGACCTTGCTGGCCACCATCGGCGCGACAGCGCCGTTTGTGGGCCTGCTGGGCACGGTATGGGGCATTCATCATGCGCTGGGCACGCTGGCGGGCAGTGGTCAGGTCGACATCGCCCAGCTCGCCGGGCCCGTGGGTGAAGCCCTGGTCATGACGGCTGCCGGCCTGGCCGTCGCCTTGCCGGCCGTGCTGGCCTATAACCTGCTGGGCCGCTCGGCCAGCCAGCTGGAGGCTGTCCTGGAAGGGTTTGCCCATGACCTGCATGCCCAGTTCGGGGCGCAGGCTTCCTGA
- the dapB gene encoding 4-hydroxy-tetrahydrodipicolinate reductase, which yields MTASTTHSSTPQRVAVAGASGRMGHMLIEAILNSSDCVLAAALDRADSPAIGTDPSAFLGRPSGLKIESDVREALSKADCLIDFTRPEGTLEHLAVAADLGVGVVIGTTGFSEEQKAQIAEFAQKTSIVFAPNMSVGVNVTFKLLEMAAKALQQGGYDIEIVEAHHKHKVDAPSGTALKMGEVIAEAQGTKLADRAVYERFGHTGERKADSIGFATVRGGDIVGDHTVLFAGTGERIEISHKSSSRAGYANGSLRAVAYLADKKTGQYDMYDVLKLR from the coding sequence ATGACCGCATCCACCACCCATTCCTCCACTCCCCAGCGCGTTGCCGTGGCGGGAGCCTCCGGCCGCATGGGCCATATGCTGATCGAAGCGATTCTGAACAGCAGCGACTGCGTGCTGGCTGCGGCGCTGGACCGTGCGGACAGCCCTGCCATCGGGACCGATCCCTCGGCCTTTCTGGGCAGACCCAGCGGCCTGAAGATCGAAAGCGATGTGCGCGAGGCCCTGTCCAAGGCCGACTGCCTGATCGACTTCACGCGCCCCGAAGGCACGCTGGAGCATCTGGCCGTGGCGGCCGATCTGGGCGTGGGTGTGGTCATCGGCACCACCGGCTTCTCGGAAGAGCAAAAGGCGCAGATCGCCGAGTTTGCCCAGAAGACCTCCATCGTTTTTGCCCCCAATATGAGCGTGGGCGTGAACGTGACCTTCAAGCTGCTGGAGATGGCCGCCAAGGCCTTGCAGCAAGGCGGCTACGACATCGAAATCGTCGAAGCGCACCACAAGCACAAGGTCGATGCACCTTCTGGAACGGCCCTGAAGATGGGCGAAGTGATTGCCGAAGCCCAGGGCACCAAGCTGGCCGACCGCGCCGTGTATGAGCGCTTCGGCCACACCGGCGAACGCAAGGCCGACAGCATTGGCTTTGCCACCGTGCGCGGCGGCGATATCGTGGGCGATCACACCGTGCTGTTTGCCGGTACCGGCGAGCGCATCGAGATTTCGCACAAGTCCAGCAGCCGTGCCGGCTATGCCAATGGCAGCCTGCGTGCCGTGGCCTACCTGGCCGACAAGAAGACCGGCCAGTACGATATGTACGATGTGCTGAAGCTGCGCTGA
- a CDS encoding outer membrane protein assembly factor BamE, with protein MHVQARSRAGLALTLAIAAALAGCNSIDGAAHRVANAVTPYKVDVVQGNFVSKEQVEALQPGMSRQQIRDILGTPLVTSVFHGDRWEYVFTINRPGVESQIRKLTVFFNGDVFARAEGDEMPSESDFVASLKGMKGTPKVPQLEASEAQLAKYPARTNSEAEQAAANLPPAAASYPPLESR; from the coding sequence ATGCATGTTCAAGCCCGTAGCCGCGCAGGTCTGGCCCTGACGTTGGCAATCGCAGCGGCACTGGCCGGCTGCAACAGTATCGACGGTGCCGCGCACCGTGTCGCCAATGCCGTCACTCCCTACAAGGTCGATGTCGTGCAGGGCAACTTCGTGTCCAAGGAGCAGGTCGAGGCCTTGCAGCCCGGCATGAGCCGTCAGCAGATTCGCGACATTCTGGGCACACCCCTCGTGACCAGCGTCTTCCACGGCGATCGCTGGGAATACGTGTTCACCATCAATCGCCCAGGCGTGGAGTCGCAGATCCGCAAGCTCACCGTCTTCTTCAATGGCGATGTCTTTGCCCGCGCCGAAGGTGACGAGATGCCTTCCGAGTCCGACTTCGTGGCCAGCCTCAAGGGCATGAAGGGCACGCCCAAGGTTCCGCAGCTGGAAGCCAGCGAAGCCCAGCTGGCCAAATATCCTGCCCGCACCAACAGCGAAGCCGAGCAGGCTGCGGCCAATCTGCCGCCTGCTGCCGCCAGCTATCCACCGCTGGAATCGCGTTAA
- the fur gene encoding ferric iron uptake transcriptional regulator, whose product MKNIDELKSTGLKATLPRLKILEIFQKGAQRHMTAEDVFRVLLDERSDIGLATVYRVLTQFEQAGILIRSNFESGKAVYELNEGQHHDHFVCTSCGKVEEFYDAEIEKRQNLIAKEKGWVIQDHSMALYGQCAECATRAAK is encoded by the coding sequence ATGAAAAATATTGATGAACTCAAAAGCACGGGCCTCAAAGCCACTTTGCCGCGTCTGAAGATCCTGGAAATCTTCCAGAAGGGCGCCCAGCGCCACATGACGGCCGAAGACGTGTTCCGCGTGCTGCTGGACGAGCGCTCGGATATTGGCCTGGCCACCGTTTACCGCGTGCTGACCCAGTTCGAGCAGGCCGGCATCCTGATCCGCAGCAACTTCGAAAGCGGCAAGGCCGTCTATGAGCTCAACGAAGGCCAGCACCACGACCACTTCGTCTGCACCAGCTGCGGCAAGGTCGAGGAGTTCTATGACGCCGAGATCGAGAAGCGCCAGAACCTGATCGCCAAGGAAAAGGGCTGGGTGATTCAGGATCACTCCATGGCACTCTATGGCCAGTGCGCCGAGTGCGCCACACGCGCCGCCAAGTAG
- a CDS encoding DUF1800 domain-containing protein translates to MRLLHFSPTRTLLCLAAVALAACAPLSPSSGRASPEVLQVLSSSSLPDKTSALQSQQWLDRVTWGATDHDAAQLQQQGLKRWLAAQFSPSSAPMPAEVQQHIDALSITQKSMAQIQREVAKHTLAIRNSQDSEEAAKLRSKLQRQLNQLGGEAQKRQIWRALYSPNQLQEQMTWFWMNHFNVSRRKKEARLWIGDYEEQAIRPHALGKFRELLAASMRHPAMLLYLDNASNAAGRINENYARELLELHTMGVGSGYTQADVQAMAHVLTGVGFSTREADAPPPKLRPERQGDYVRHGFFEFNPNRHDYTPQVLLGRPLEKSGLAQVNEAIDRIAASPVTAKFIARKLSVYFLGDNPAPAVVDHAALAFERSHGDIAVTLATLLSDPQAQQFGQRFKDPVHYVLGATRLAYDQRVASDVSPVQNWLNQLGQPLYGHETPDGYPLAQSGWSSSGQMNARFDVARQIGSRGALLFRSGPQQPLEKPPYPELGKRSSVQARVQALGAATRTALAQARNPADWNSFFLSAPEMMYR, encoded by the coding sequence ATGCGGCTGCTGCACTTTTCACCTACCAGGACCCTGCTCTGTCTGGCTGCCGTCGCCCTGGCCGCGTGCGCCCCGCTGTCGCCGTCATCAGGCCGCGCCAGTCCGGAGGTATTGCAGGTGCTCAGCAGCAGCTCCTTGCCCGACAAGACCAGCGCGCTGCAAAGCCAGCAATGGCTGGACCGGGTCACCTGGGGGGCAACCGACCATGATGCCGCCCAGTTGCAGCAGCAAGGCCTCAAGCGCTGGCTGGCCGCTCAGTTCAGCCCCTCCTCAGCGCCCATGCCGGCCGAGGTGCAGCAGCACATCGATGCCTTGAGCATCACTCAGAAGTCCATGGCGCAAATCCAGCGTGAGGTTGCCAAGCACACTTTAGCTATCCGCAACAGCCAGGATTCCGAGGAAGCCGCCAAACTGCGCAGCAAACTGCAACGCCAGCTCAATCAGCTGGGCGGCGAAGCCCAGAAACGCCAGATCTGGCGCGCGCTCTACTCGCCCAACCAGTTGCAGGAGCAAATGACCTGGTTCTGGATGAACCATTTCAATGTGAGCAGGCGCAAAAAAGAAGCTCGTCTATGGATTGGAGACTATGAGGAACAGGCCATTCGCCCCCATGCGCTGGGCAAGTTCCGCGAGCTGCTGGCCGCCAGCATGCGTCATCCGGCCATGCTGCTGTATCTGGACAACGCCAGCAATGCCGCCGGCCGCATCAACGAGAACTACGCGCGTGAACTGCTGGAGCTGCACACCATGGGCGTGGGCAGCGGCTACACCCAGGCCGATGTGCAAGCCATGGCCCATGTGCTGACCGGTGTGGGCTTCAGCACCAGGGAGGCCGATGCTCCGCCGCCCAAGCTGCGCCCCGAACGCCAGGGGGACTATGTGCGCCATGGCTTCTTCGAATTCAACCCCAACCGCCACGACTACACACCCCAGGTCTTACTAGGCAGGCCGCTGGAAAAAAGCGGCCTGGCCCAGGTCAACGAGGCGATAGACCGCATAGCGGCTTCGCCAGTCACCGCAAAGTTCATAGCGCGCAAGCTGTCGGTCTATTTTCTGGGAGACAACCCGGCCCCGGCCGTGGTCGACCACGCGGCACTGGCCTTCGAGCGCAGCCATGGTGATATTGCCGTCACGCTGGCGACCCTGCTGAGCGACCCGCAGGCTCAGCAATTCGGCCAACGCTTCAAGGACCCGGTCCACTATGTGCTGGGTGCCACACGCCTGGCCTATGACCAGCGCGTGGCCAGCGATGTGTCCCCGGTACAGAACTGGCTGAACCAGCTGGGACAGCCGCTGTACGGCCACGAAACGCCGGATGGCTACCCCCTGGCCCAGTCGGGTTGGTCCAGCTCCGGCCAGATGAATGCCCGCTTCGATGTGGCCAGACAGATCGGCAGCCGGGGTGCCCTGCTGTTTCGCAGCGGCCCCCAGCAGCCCCTGGAAAAGCCACCTTATCCCGAACTCGGCAAACGCAGCAGTGTCCAGGCTCGCGTGCAGGCGCTTGGTGCAGCCACACGCACCGCGCTGGCCCAGGCCAGGAACCCGGCGGACTGGAACAGCTTTTTCCTCTCCGCCCCCGAAATGATGTACCGCTAA
- a CDS encoding DUF1501 domain-containing protein yields the protein MHRRQFLSLGAALPLVCHLGQGLATPLQSSSPRFLLIFLRGAYDCNSLLVPTHSDFYYQARPGIAIARPGSADGALALNPQWGLHPALQSTLLPLYEQGQACFVPFAGSNDLSRSHFETQDSIELGQPQEGGKSFQSGFLNRLTRVLQADSQRRTSLSPMAFTAQLPLCLRGSAQVANMALASVRKTAVDEQRSQIIASMYQGSALEVPVREGFAVQRAVQRSVQEEMDQAGRNAISAKGFSLVAQRMAHLMREQFDLGFVDIGGWDTHVNQGAASGNLANRLSDLSQGLATFAGSMGAEAWRHTVVAVISEFGRTFRENGNKGTDHGHGTAYWFLGGGLSAQAGGKVLGEQIEVTEKALFQNRDYPVLNEYRSLLGGLFARMYGLNASQLQQIFPASQPGRLQLV from the coding sequence ATGCATAGACGTCAATTTCTCAGCCTCGGCGCGGCCCTGCCGCTGGTCTGTCATCTGGGCCAAGGCCTGGCCACACCCTTGCAGAGCAGCTCGCCGCGCTTTCTGCTGATCTTCCTGCGCGGCGCCTACGACTGCAACAGCCTGCTGGTGCCTACTCATAGCGACTTCTACTATCAGGCCAGGCCCGGCATCGCCATAGCGCGCCCGGGATCGGCCGACGGCGCACTGGCCCTGAACCCTCAATGGGGGCTGCATCCTGCATTGCAAAGCACTCTGCTGCCTTTGTATGAGCAGGGCCAGGCCTGCTTTGTGCCATTTGCGGGCAGCAACGACCTCTCCCGCAGCCATTTCGAAACCCAGGACTCGATCGAGCTGGGACAGCCACAAGAGGGTGGCAAGAGCTTTCAGAGCGGCTTTTTGAACCGGCTGACCCGGGTGCTGCAAGCCGACAGCCAGCGCCGGACCAGTCTCAGCCCCATGGCGTTTACTGCCCAGTTGCCGCTATGTCTGCGCGGCAGCGCCCAGGTGGCAAACATGGCGCTGGCCTCCGTACGCAAGACGGCCGTGGACGAGCAGCGCAGCCAGATCATTGCCTCCATGTACCAGGGCTCGGCCTTGGAAGTCCCGGTGCGCGAAGGCTTTGCGGTACAGCGTGCCGTGCAGCGCAGCGTGCAGGAGGAAATGGACCAGGCCGGGCGCAATGCCATCAGCGCCAAGGGTTTCAGCCTGGTAGCCCAGCGCATGGCCCACCTGATGCGCGAGCAGTTCGACCTGGGCTTTGTCGATATCGGAGGCTGGGACACCCATGTCAACCAGGGAGCCGCCAGTGGCAATCTGGCCAACCGGCTCAGCGATCTGAGCCAGGGCCTGGCGACGTTCGCCGGATCCATGGGAGCCGAGGCTTGGCGCCATACGGTGGTGGCGGTGATCAGCGAGTTCGGCCGCACTTTCCGCGAAAACGGCAACAAGGGCACAGACCACGGCCATGGCACGGCTTACTGGTTTCTCGGCGGCGGCCTGTCTGCCCAGGCCGGCGGCAAGGTGCTGGGCGAGCAGATCGAAGTGACCGAAAAAGCGTTGTTCCAGAACCGCGACTACCCCGTACTCAACGAATACCGCTCCCTGCTGGGCGGCCTGTTCGCGCGCATGTACGGCCTGAACGCATCGCAGCTGCAGCAGATCTTTCCGGCCTCGCAGCCCGGCAGGCTGCAGCTGGTCTAG
- the hprK gene encoding HPr(Ser) kinase/phosphatase, protein MRPSAISADVLFEAFRNSSLRWQWIAGLGASERRFDEMAVRSARSGADLVGYLNYIHPYRLQVLGEREIAYLTNATSQDCLRRIARIVTLEPPVLVLADGQDAPDELISMCERAHIPLFSTKEQSAFVIDVLRAYLSKHFADRITMHGVFMDILGMGVLITGESGLGKSELGLELVTRGNGLVADDAVDLYRINQTTVEGKCPELLQNLLEVRGIGLLDIRAIFGETAVRRKMRLKLIVHLVRKETMEREYERLPAEPLTQDVLGVPVRKVVIQVVAGRNIAVLVEAAVRNAILQLRGIDTYQEFVMRHRRAMESGESF, encoded by the coding sequence ATGAGACCCAGCGCCATCAGTGCCGACGTATTGTTCGAGGCATTTCGCAACTCCAGCCTGCGCTGGCAGTGGATAGCGGGGCTGGGTGCTTCCGAGCGCCGCTTCGACGAAATGGCCGTGCGCTCGGCCCGCTCGGGCGCCGATCTGGTGGGCTACCTCAACTACATCCACCCCTACCGGTTGCAGGTGCTGGGCGAGCGTGAAATCGCCTACCTGACCAATGCCACCTCACAGGACTGCCTGCGCCGCATCGCCCGCATCGTCACGCTGGAGCCGCCGGTGCTGGTGCTGGCCGATGGCCAGGACGCGCCCGACGAACTGATCTCCATGTGCGAGCGCGCGCACATCCCGCTGTTCTCCACCAAGGAGCAGTCGGCCTTCGTCATCGACGTGCTGCGTGCCTATCTGTCCAAGCATTTCGCCGATCGCATCACCATGCACGGCGTGTTCATGGATATCCTGGGCATGGGCGTGCTGATCACGGGCGAATCGGGCCTGGGCAAGAGCGAGCTGGGGCTGGAGCTGGTCACACGCGGCAATGGCCTGGTGGCCGACGATGCGGTGGATCTGTACCGCATCAACCAGACCACGGTCGAAGGCAAATGCCCCGAGCTGCTGCAGAACCTGCTCGAGGTGCGCGGCATCGGCCTGCTCGATATTCGCGCCATCTTTGGCGAGACGGCGGTGCGCCGCAAGATGCGCCTCAAGCTCATCGTGCATCTGGTGCGCAAGGAAACCATGGAGCGCGAATACGAGCGCCTGCCCGCCGAGCCGCTGACCCAGGACGTGCTGGGCGTGCCCGTGCGCAAGGTGGTGATTCAGGTGGTGGCAGGCCGAAACATCGCCGTGCTGGTGGAAGCTGCGGTGCGCAATGCCATCCTGCAGCTGCGCGGCATCGACACCTACCAGGAGTTCGTGATGCGCCACCGCCGCGCCATGGAGAGCGGCGAGTCGTTCTAG
- a CDS encoding PTS sugar transporter subunit IIA, translating to MNRLASILPAAQVLVSVDVTSKKRAFEEAGLLFESLHGLSRALITDSLFARERLGSTGLGHGVAIPHGRIKGLTAPMAAVFQLASPIGFDAPDEQPVGLLIFLLVPEAATQKHLEILSEIAELLSDSQLRERLKSSTDAQQLHGMIDSWQSSITSQA from the coding sequence ATGAATCGCCTAGCTTCTATCCTTCCCGCCGCTCAAGTGCTTGTGAGCGTTGATGTCACCAGCAAGAAACGCGCTTTCGAGGAAGCGGGTTTGCTCTTTGAGAGCTTGCATGGTCTGTCTCGTGCCCTGATCACCGATAGCCTGTTCGCACGCGAACGCCTGGGCTCTACCGGTCTGGGGCATGGAGTTGCCATTCCCCATGGCCGCATCAAGGGCCTGACGGCTCCCATGGCGGCAGTGTTCCAGCTGGCCAGCCCGATCGGCTTCGATGCGCCCGACGAGCAGCCGGTCGGCCTGCTGATTTTCCTGCTGGTGCCCGAAGCGGCGACGCAAAAGCATCTGGAAATCCTGTCCGAGATCGCCGAGCTGCTCAGCGACAGCCAGTTGCGCGAGCGCCTGAAGTCCTCCACCGATGCGCAGCAGCTGCACGGCATGATCGACAGCTGGCAGTCCTCCATCACCTCCCAGGCCTGA